The Collimonas sp. PA-H2 genome contains a region encoding:
- a CDS encoding DUF11 domain-containing protein: MFISILVALSSVLWSAAAFGQVSGVNKSFNPVQIQDRAPFNISHLNIVIANQTPGKTLTNFNLTDNLPSGVTVAANPNIVNACGATLSATPGATLVTVGGGSAQFGDICTFQVDVVSTTAAIYTNTIPAGGPLADGEIIPQAASASLTVIRRDTAQPQVSAKTFVPNNIVSGQISQMTITLNNTNILPLTNTNLNDIFPAGMTVANAGASTTCNGTLNAAPGASQFSLSGATIPASGTCTVTMQVVGNSTSAGTINLSNTIRAGDLTSLNGQVTPPLANTGATTGTLAVSPQPTDRLTKSFSLVNAFVGQAFSMTWTLFNDTGAAWTGLGVSDVLPGNMTVYATAPGFSTTCSGGAVSSPAANTVRLANATLAAGQSCTVTAKVIVPAAANGQPFTNTIPANSMVANGVPVVHNAASATVILQNPGPGQVPTLISVAKNYVQLVTEAALTQASPLPPGHPPGTVTGGLIDMTIQLNKIVPSGGVDTDLKPLFFADDWSATAPNLRVFALQSNSCGGTVTAVAGAQTMTLNNGLIAQGGASNCVIKVRLKADNNFVPPALGTPQSNTVVACTGAGPCTAGSQTATANALVVGSPPLFPAKSFNPTSLPLNGVTKASITIQNPAATTRFNVQAVDTLPGGLMFSTPLNAAVSCANNPGGTPSFLVSGKTLTFKATQLVGFNSTTTAPQCTITFDVVADLSSPLAVAGATATNTIPANAVTATDAGGNPDASATNVRPVDANLTFKANVSQPQVSKGFNPIVVFQENGNGRIDSNIQGTGVGELSTLTLQIINPNSSSAGNFTGLSLSDALPAGVVVAFVPNVTRLNCGSPTVTAAAGAQTINISNATVAFGNSCVVTVDVIGTAKGNQINTIPANAIQTTQGVSNAQPASATLTVLGITPISALNKDVAKTGSTASLQGQAVAAGDNLTYSIKLSNPGYLPLVLATDVKQVSDALPAGATFVSTTGSDVPGVLSGNKVIWDLTTSARTLKRSEFITLILNVKVNNPATESLVNVATTPTTSSCSPSNSVACNFSPPNANCRLPVDPLKETPAELLDPNVCNPVVNPIAAPSLKITKTHSGNFTVGGSGSYSLAISNDGLAPSTGVIHISDLLPAGISLQANSISSSNGAVSNIVLSGQLLTFDFTPAVPIPSTGNVSLTYGVNVAAGAAGSLTNYVSMNGGDGFSSRLPPGAGCGDSMHCSSDTTVITDAPALKLVKSHTGNIVAGANGNYTLTISNSGDVATSGVIHLGDLLPAGFSLLPNSIASSAGAISNIASSGQSVNFDLTPATPIPAKGSVAVTYGVSVAASAGGSLTNYASVSGGGDPTAPQTPGAACSDASRCSSDAAAIAAPASSLKLVKSHLGSFSAGASGTYTVTISNQKGGPSSGAIHVQDLLPAGMSLLPASVASTGGSVSNVTASGQSVNFDFTPSAPLAVGASVSLTYAVNVAATANGTLTNYASVSGGGDPFVPLTPGTSCNDSDHCSSDATSIVSATVLVVVETANKKEAELGDLVTYTTNVTNTGDAAVPKPNIVLDLPNGFRAIDKSTHVTGATLVKQDGGPGPALTTVVDVINPHASVTVTTRVRLGVGAMNGDGISRATATCPGNSKVNCANQSQFKVRVTGGVFTNDACVVGMIFVDCNGNQIKDKEELGIPGVRLYVEDGTFLVSDVEGKYSFCGLSPRTHVLKVDQTTLPRGSRLVVSSNRNAGDANSLFLDLKNGELQRADFIEGSCSNPVMEQVKARRSQGEIDAPQSEKKRGAVLKFEGRAPDYPQQGTDSANQSIVKPRASGVGDPPPVPDTRSERDTPLQQLEMQQQESSQGGRHGQ, translated from the coding sequence TTGTTCATTTCGATTCTGGTCGCGCTCAGCAGTGTTTTATGGAGTGCGGCAGCATTTGGCCAAGTCAGCGGCGTCAACAAGTCTTTCAACCCGGTGCAGATACAAGACCGCGCGCCATTTAACATTAGCCACCTGAACATCGTCATTGCCAACCAGACCCCCGGCAAGACGCTCACCAATTTCAACCTTACCGACAACCTGCCCAGCGGCGTGACGGTGGCGGCCAATCCGAATATCGTCAATGCGTGCGGCGCCACGCTTTCAGCCACGCCTGGCGCCACCCTGGTGACCGTGGGCGGCGGCTCGGCCCAGTTCGGCGATATCTGCACTTTCCAGGTTGACGTGGTATCGACTACTGCCGCCATCTATACCAACACGATCCCGGCTGGCGGTCCCCTGGCCGATGGCGAGATCATTCCGCAAGCCGCCAGCGCGTCGCTCACAGTCATCCGGCGCGACACGGCGCAGCCGCAAGTCAGCGCCAAGACCTTCGTGCCTAACAATATCGTCTCCGGCCAGATCTCGCAGATGACGATCACGCTGAATAATACGAATATCCTGCCGCTGACCAATACCAATCTGAACGACATCTTCCCGGCCGGCATGACCGTCGCCAACGCCGGCGCCAGCACTACCTGTAATGGCACATTGAACGCGGCGCCCGGCGCCAGCCAGTTCTCGCTGAGCGGCGCCACCATTCCGGCCAGCGGCACCTGTACCGTGACCATGCAAGTGGTTGGCAATTCTACTTCTGCCGGCACCATCAACTTGTCGAACACCATCAGGGCTGGCGACCTGACCTCGCTTAACGGCCAGGTCACGCCGCCGCTGGCGAATACCGGAGCCACCACCGGCACCCTGGCGGTGTCGCCGCAACCGACCGACCGCCTGACCAAATCCTTTTCACTCGTCAATGCCTTTGTCGGCCAGGCATTTTCGATGACATGGACGCTTTTCAACGACACCGGCGCAGCCTGGACCGGACTCGGCGTGAGCGATGTGCTGCCGGGGAATATGACAGTGTATGCAACCGCGCCGGGATTCTCCACCACCTGCAGCGGCGGCGCGGTGAGTTCCCCCGCCGCTAATACGGTGCGGCTGGCGAACGCCACCCTGGCCGCCGGCCAAAGCTGCACGGTCACCGCCAAAGTGATCGTTCCGGCCGCCGCCAACGGCCAGCCGTTTACCAACACCATTCCGGCCAATTCGATGGTCGCGAATGGCGTGCCGGTAGTGCATAACGCCGCCAGCGCCACCGTCATCCTGCAAAATCCCGGTCCCGGCCAGGTGCCGACCCTGATCAGCGTTGCCAAAAACTATGTGCAGCTGGTGACTGAAGCGGCGCTGACGCAAGCATCGCCATTGCCGCCGGGGCACCCGCCAGGCACGGTGACTGGCGGCTTGATCGACATGACGATACAGCTGAATAAAATAGTCCCCAGCGGCGGCGTCGACACTGACCTGAAGCCCTTGTTCTTTGCCGACGACTGGTCGGCAACCGCGCCGAACCTGCGCGTTTTCGCGCTGCAGAGCAATTCCTGCGGCGGCACTGTGACCGCTGTTGCGGGTGCGCAGACCATGACGCTCAACAATGGCTTGATCGCCCAGGGCGGGGCCAGCAACTGCGTCATCAAAGTGCGCCTGAAAGCCGACAATAACTTTGTGCCGCCGGCGCTCGGCACGCCGCAGAGCAATACCGTGGTCGCCTGTACCGGCGCCGGGCCATGCACGGCCGGCAGCCAGACCGCAACCGCCAATGCGCTGGTGGTCGGTTCGCCGCCGCTGTTCCCGGCCAAGTCCTTCAATCCGACCTCGCTGCCGCTGAACGGCGTCACCAAGGCCAGCATCACGATCCAGAATCCGGCGGCAACCACGCGCTTCAATGTGCAGGCGGTGGATACCTTGCCGGGCGGGCTGATGTTCAGCACGCCCCTGAATGCGGCGGTATCGTGCGCCAACAATCCCGGCGGCACGCCGAGTTTCCTGGTCAGCGGCAAGACCCTCACGTTCAAGGCGACGCAGCTGGTCGGCTTCAACAGTACGACCACGGCGCCGCAATGCACGATCACCTTCGATGTGGTGGCCGATCTATCCAGTCCGCTGGCGGTGGCCGGCGCCACCGCCACCAACACTATCCCGGCCAATGCTGTCACCGCCACCGACGCCGGCGGCAATCCGGACGCCAGCGCCACTAATGTGCGTCCGGTCGACGCCAATCTGACTTTCAAGGCCAATGTATCGCAGCCGCAGGTATCCAAGGGATTCAACCCTATCGTGGTGTTCCAGGAAAACGGCAACGGCAGGATAGACAGCAATATCCAAGGCACCGGCGTCGGCGAGCTGTCGACCCTTACCCTGCAGATCATCAATCCCAACTCCAGTAGCGCAGGCAACTTCACCGGCCTTAGCCTGAGCGACGCCTTGCCGGCCGGAGTGGTGGTGGCGTTCGTGCCGAATGTAACCAGGCTCAATTGCGGTTCGCCGACAGTCACCGCGGCTGCCGGCGCGCAAACCATCAACATCAGCAACGCCACCGTTGCCTTCGGTAACAGCTGCGTGGTGACGGTCGACGTGATCGGCACGGCCAAGGGCAACCAGATCAATACGATTCCCGCCAATGCGATCCAGACCACGCAAGGGGTGAGCAACGCCCAGCCGGCTAGCGCCACCCTCACGGTGCTGGGCATCACGCCGATTTCGGCGCTCAACAAGGACGTCGCGAAAACCGGCAGCACGGCCTCCCTGCAAGGGCAGGCGGTCGCTGCCGGGGATAACCTGACATATAGCATCAAGCTGTCCAATCCCGGCTACCTGCCGCTGGTGCTGGCGACCGACGTCAAGCAAGTAAGCGATGCGCTGCCTGCCGGCGCCACCTTTGTTTCCACTACGGGCAGCGATGTGCCGGGCGTCTTGAGCGGCAACAAGGTAATCTGGGACCTGACCACGTCGGCCCGCACCCTGAAGCGTTCGGAATTCATCACGCTGATATTGAACGTCAAGGTCAACAATCCGGCCACGGAAAGCCTGGTGAATGTAGCTACCACGCCGACCACGTCCAGCTGCAGCCCGTCGAACAGCGTGGCGTGCAACTTCAGTCCGCCTAACGCCAACTGCCGGCTGCCGGTAGACCCGCTCAAGGAAACCCCGGCCGAGCTGCTCGATCCTAACGTCTGCAATCCGGTGGTCAATCCGATCGCCGCACCCAGCCTGAAGATCACAAAAACCCATAGCGGTAATTTCACCGTCGGCGGCAGCGGAAGCTACAGCCTGGCCATCAGCAACGACGGCCTGGCTCCCAGCACCGGCGTGATCCACATCAGCGACCTGCTGCCGGCCGGAATCAGCTTGCAGGCTAATTCGATCAGCAGCAGCAACGGCGCCGTCAGCAATATCGTGCTGAGCGGCCAGCTGTTGACTTTCGACTTTACGCCCGCGGTACCGATTCCGTCCACCGGCAATGTTAGCCTAACCTATGGCGTGAACGTGGCGGCCGGCGCCGCCGGTTCGCTCACCAACTACGTCAGCATGAACGGCGGCGACGGTTTCAGCAGCCGCCTGCCGCCGGGAGCCGGCTGCGGCGACAGCATGCATTGCAGCAGCGACACCACCGTCATTACCGACGCGCCGGCGCTCAAGCTGGTCAAGAGCCACACCGGCAATATCGTGGCCGGCGCCAACGGCAATTACACGCTCACCATCAGCAACAGCGGCGACGTCGCCACCAGCGGCGTGATCCACCTTGGTGACCTGCTGCCGGCTGGTTTCAGCCTGCTGCCTAATTCCATCGCCAGCAGCGCCGGCGCGATCAGCAATATCGCCAGCAGCGGCCAGAGCGTGAACTTCGACCTGACCCCGGCCACGCCGATTCCGGCCAAAGGCTCGGTCGCCGTGACATACGGCGTCAGCGTCGCCGCCAGTGCCGGCGGCAGCCTGACCAACTACGCCAGCGTTTCCGGCGGCGGCGATCCGACGGCGCCGCAGACGCCGGGAGCCGCTTGCAGCGACGCCAGCCGCTGCAGCAGCGACGCCGCTGCGATTGCAGCGCCGGCGTCATCGCTGAAACTGGTCAAGAGCCATCTCGGCAGTTTTTCCGCCGGCGCCAGCGGCACGTATACCGTCACCATCAGCAACCAGAAGGGCGGTCCCAGCAGCGGCGCCATCCATGTGCAGGATCTGCTTCCGGCCGGCATGAGCCTGCTTCCCGCTTCGGTCGCCAGCACCGGCGGCAGCGTCAGCAACGTCACTGCCAGCGGCCAGAGTGTGAACTTCGACTTTACGCCGTCGGCGCCGCTGGCAGTCGGCGCCAGCGTCAGCCTGACTTACGCTGTGAATGTGGCAGCCACCGCGAACGGTACGCTGACCAATTACGCCAGCGTCTCCGGTGGCGGCGATCCGTTCGTGCCGCTGACGCCGGGAACATCGTGCAACGACAGCGATCACTGCAGCAGCGACGCCACTAGCATCGTCAGCGCAACGGTGCTGGTGGTGGTCGAGACCGCCAACAAGAAGGAAGCCGAACTGGGAGACCTGGTCACCTACACCACCAATGTGACCAATACCGGCGACGCCGCGGTGCCCAAGCCGAATATCGTGCTCGACTTGCCGAATGGCTTCCGTGCCATCGACAAAAGCACCCATGTCACCGGCGCTACCCTGGTCAAGCAGGATGGCGGTCCCGGTCCGGCGCTGACCACGGTGGTGGATGTCATCAATCCCCACGCCAGCGTGACTGTCACCACCCGTGTGCGGCTGGGAGTGGGCGCCATGAACGGCGACGGCATCAGTCGCGCTACCGCGACCTGTCCGGGCAATAGCAAGGTCAACTGCGCCAACCAGTCTCAGTTCAAAGTGAGAGTCACTGGCGGCGTCTTCACCAACGATGCTTGCGTGGTAGGGATGATCTTCGTCGATTGCAACGGTAACCAGATCAAGGACAAGGAAGAGCTTGGGATTCCCGGCGTACGCCTGTATGTCGAGGACGGCACTTTCCTGGTTAGCGACGTCGAAGGCAAATACAGCTTCTGCGGCTTGTCGCCGCGTACCCACGTGCTGAAAGTGGACCAGACCACCTTGCCGCGCGGCAGCCGCCTGGTGGTCAGCAGCAACCGCAATGCCGGCGACGCCAACAGTCTGTTCCTGGACTTGAAGAACGGTGAATTGCAGCGTGCCGACTTTATCGAAGGTTCATGCTCGAATCCGGTCATGGAACAAGTCAAGGCACGCCGCAGCCAGGGCGAAATCGATGCCCCGCAGAGCGAGAAAAAGCGCGGCGCCGTGCTCAAGTTCGAAGGCAGAGCCCCGGACTATCCGCAGCAAGGAACTGACAGCGCTAACCAGAGCATCGTCAAGCCGCGCGCCAGCGGTGTTGGCGATCCGCCGCCGGTGCCGGACACCCGCAGTGAACGCGACACGCCTTTGCAGCAGCTGGAAATGCAGCAACAAGAGAGCAGCCAGGGAGGCCGTCATGGGCAATAA
- a CDS encoding DUF2846 domain-containing protein produces the protein MIKLSRPLFAAVALAAVLSGCASGAKYSEMASSIPTLKADEGRIYFFRSSSMMGAAIQPEIRLNDKVVGKSQPGGFFYVDRPAGQYSAASSTETEKTLSFSLDAGETKYVRTAVSFGVLAGRINPTLETPELASKELPSLSFTGEATAAK, from the coding sequence ATGATTAAATTGTCTCGCCCCTTGTTCGCAGCTGTCGCACTGGCAGCGGTATTGAGCGGTTGCGCCAGCGGTGCAAAGTATTCGGAAATGGCCAGTTCCATTCCGACCTTGAAGGCAGACGAAGGCCGCATTTACTTCTTCCGTTCGTCGTCCATGATGGGCGCCGCGATTCAACCGGAAATCCGTCTGAATGATAAGGTTGTCGGCAAGTCGCAACCGGGCGGATTCTTCTATGTTGACCGGCCAGCCGGCCAATACAGCGCCGCCAGCTCCACTGAAACTGAAAAGACCTTGAGCTTTTCACTGGACGCGGGTGAAACCAAGTACGTGCGGACAGCCGTTTCGTTCGGTGTGCTTGCCGGCCGCATCAATCCAACTTTGGAAACGCCGGAACTGGCCAGCAAGGAATTGCCTTCGCTCAGTTTTACCGGCGAAGCGACTGCAGCTAAATAA
- a CDS encoding OmpA family protein, translating to MKLTPIPSRSAAAALIALTLAACVHMAPNPPAPGALASQQDRISDGVIDRDYGVYSATQQRIKTLNDGGRRVADYQLSKAQCWLDVSFHEYSRNDRGGFPQAALSESQRIIGALEAGQDAGWATPLVNHAEKLRPDLWTRYDALKQSAGFSCAGQQTACGEVELVHAGNEIHDAGWRHAKPYVQIAEDLAGGAEKSAANCGAPVKLVTPPVQPEKITLSADALFQFDKSDSKDLLPKGRAELDDLALKLATRKVTITAIKVTGYTDRLGSAAYNQRLSLARANTVKRYLQDHGVTAPIGVEGRGLQDQLVACAGVKPRPALLACLQPNRRVEVAITAE from the coding sequence ATGAAGTTGACGCCCATTCCAAGCCGTTCCGCAGCCGCTGCCCTGATCGCGTTGACGCTGGCCGCATGCGTCCATATGGCGCCGAATCCGCCCGCGCCAGGCGCCCTGGCGTCCCAGCAAGACCGCATCAGCGACGGCGTCATCGATCGCGACTACGGTGTATATAGCGCGACGCAGCAACGCATCAAGACGCTCAACGACGGCGGCCGCAGAGTGGCGGACTATCAGTTGTCCAAGGCGCAGTGCTGGCTGGACGTCTCCTTCCACGAATACAGCCGCAACGATCGCGGCGGCTTTCCGCAAGCTGCCCTGAGCGAAAGCCAGCGTATCATCGGCGCCCTGGAAGCCGGGCAAGATGCCGGCTGGGCTACGCCGCTGGTCAATCATGCGGAAAAATTGCGGCCCGATCTGTGGACCAGGTACGACGCGCTGAAGCAGTCGGCCGGATTCTCCTGCGCGGGCCAGCAGACCGCTTGCGGCGAGGTAGAACTGGTCCACGCCGGCAATGAAATTCATGACGCCGGCTGGCGCCACGCCAAGCCTTATGTACAGATTGCGGAAGACCTGGCCGGCGGTGCGGAAAAATCGGCGGCAAATTGCGGTGCGCCGGTCAAGCTGGTGACGCCGCCGGTGCAACCGGAGAAAATCACGCTGTCGGCAGATGCCTTGTTCCAGTTCGATAAATCAGACAGCAAGGACCTGCTGCCGAAAGGCCGCGCCGAACTGGACGATCTGGCGCTGAAACTGGCGACGCGCAAGGTAACCATTACCGCCATCAAGGTCACCGGCTATACCGACCGCCTGGGCAGTGCTGCATACAACCAGCGTTTGAGCCTGGCGCGCGCCAATACCGTGAAGCGCTATCTGCAGGACCATGGCGTGACGGCGCCGATCGGCGTGGAAGGACGCGGCCTGCAGGATCAGCTGGTGGCGTGCGCCGGCGTCAAGCCGCGGCCTGCCTTGCTGGCGTGCCTGCAGCCTAACCGCAGGGTGGAAGTGGCGATTACCGCCGAATGA
- a CDS encoding lipase family protein — protein MRVTGLKQPSQFLAATLLCFLLAACGGGSGDGLTPQSKTFTADGGVSAFYRWDGIIPATPGVLLQQEAMPAALVLPNAAQGIRILYSSTDGDDGKTANYVSGDLQLPKGTPPAGGWPVIAWAHGTVGVADICAPSWTTRDPRDVDYLDAWLAQGYAVVSSDYQGLGTPSLHPYLHSRAEAYSVLDGVRAAIKNFPQLSSSVVIVGQSQGAQGAIATAGYAPTYAPELKLLGTVATGVPYQLQSVLAYLNALTAQVPTTGFTAVLGTLESYAWLGYGTAERVIPNFLLSDHLTAKGKAFYSVVATQCLGPIVDYINQNKLVTSDVFSADVTAWATQVLQYSNYPTVKFAGPMFVGTGTLDTDIPTVVQYLFAKDACAAGSTVEQHYYAGQDHDGTVLASLVDSKPFVQKLFAGQPITSNCAALTPPP, from the coding sequence ATGCGCGTTACCGGACTCAAGCAGCCTTCGCAATTCCTTGCCGCCACCTTGCTGTGCTTCCTGCTTGCCGCCTGCGGCGGCGGCAGCGGCGATGGACTGACGCCGCAATCGAAGACCTTCACAGCCGACGGCGGCGTCTCTGCCTTTTACCGATGGGATGGAATAATTCCGGCGACACCTGGCGTATTGCTGCAGCAGGAAGCAATGCCTGCCGCACTGGTGCTGCCCAATGCTGCGCAAGGGATCCGCATTCTCTACAGTTCCACCGATGGCGACGACGGCAAGACCGCCAACTATGTTTCCGGCGATCTGCAGCTGCCCAAGGGGACGCCGCCGGCCGGCGGCTGGCCGGTGATCGCCTGGGCACACGGCACTGTCGGCGTAGCCGATATTTGCGCGCCGTCCTGGACCACGCGCGACCCGCGCGATGTCGACTATCTGGATGCCTGGCTGGCGCAAGGCTATGCCGTGGTGTCATCCGACTACCAGGGGCTCGGCACGCCCAGCCTGCATCCGTATCTGCACTCGCGGGCGGAAGCCTACAGCGTGCTGGACGGTGTCCGCGCCGCCATCAAGAATTTCCCGCAGCTTTCCAGTTCGGTAGTGATCGTCGGCCAGTCGCAGGGCGCGCAGGGAGCCATCGCCACGGCCGGCTATGCGCCGACTTATGCGCCGGAACTGAAATTGCTGGGGACTGTCGCCACCGGCGTGCCTTATCAGCTGCAAAGCGTGCTGGCCTACCTGAATGCGCTGACGGCGCAGGTGCCGACCACCGGCTTCACCGCGGTGCTGGGGACGCTCGAATCCTACGCCTGGCTTGGTTACGGCACTGCGGAAAGGGTGATTCCGAATTTCCTGCTGTCGGATCACTTGACCGCCAAGGGCAAGGCGTTTTATTCAGTGGTGGCGACCCAGTGCCTGGGGCCGATCGTGGACTACATCAACCAGAACAAGCTGGTCACCTCGGATGTATTCAGCGCTGACGTCACCGCCTGGGCAACCCAGGTGCTGCAATATTCAAATTATCCGACGGTCAAGTTCGCCGGCCCGATGTTCGTCGGCACCGGCACCCTGGATACGGATATCCCGACGGTTGTCCAATACTTGTTCGCCAAGGATGCCTGCGCCGCCGGCAGCACGGTCGAGCAGCATTATTACGCCGGCCAGGACCATGACGGCACGGTGCTGGCTTCGCTGGTGGATTCCAAGCCCTTCGTGCAGAAACTGTTTGCCGGCCAGCCGATCACCTCGAATTGCGCCGCGCTGACGCCGCCGCCCTGA
- a CDS encoding MlaD family protein, translating into MTPAPESPAPAPPPPAHVEFKALLLLILMGALVAGFVLYVMYARGVFESTQRLVLISDDSEGVLVGMDLTFSGFPIGRVQRIDLGKDGKARILIDVPRKDANWLRTSSVFTLERGLVGDTRIRAFTGVLDDPLLPPDSERAVLRGDTAAEIPRLVATARELLENLQTITAADSSLSTSLANVQAVTGRLNGQYGVLGGALGGDENAKKIIATLDRVNALLAKADQRVFGQPGGKPGVMDDAQAAIIQLNGVLSDARNSLKKVDAVLAEAQAVGSNVRIASNDLGALRAEVDASLRKVTQLVDEINRKWPFARDTELKLP; encoded by the coding sequence ATGACACCTGCCCCTGAATCCCCTGCTCCCGCCCCACCGCCGCCGGCCCACGTCGAGTTCAAGGCGCTGCTGCTGCTGATCCTGATGGGCGCCCTGGTCGCCGGCTTTGTCTTGTATGTGATGTATGCGCGCGGCGTCTTCGAAAGTACCCAGCGGCTGGTGCTGATTTCGGATGACTCCGAGGGCGTGCTGGTAGGCATGGACCTGACCTTCTCCGGTTTTCCGATCGGCCGCGTGCAGCGCATCGACCTTGGCAAGGATGGCAAGGCCCGCATCTTGATCGACGTGCCGCGCAAAGACGCCAACTGGCTGCGCACTTCCAGCGTGTTCACGCTGGAGCGCGGCCTGGTCGGCGACACCCGCATCCGCGCCTTCACCGGCGTGCTGGACGATCCGCTGCTGCCGCCGGATTCGGAGCGCGCAGTACTGCGCGGCGACACCGCCGCGGAAATTCCGCGACTGGTGGCGACTGCCCGTGAATTACTGGAAAACCTGCAAACCATCACCGCCGCCGATTCCAGCCTGAGCACCAGCCTGGCCAACGTGCAAGCCGTGACCGGACGCCTCAACGGCCAGTACGGCGTGCTGGGCGGCGCACTGGGCGGCGATGAAAACGCCAAGAAAATCATCGCCACCCTGGACCGCGTCAACGCCCTGCTGGCCAAGGCTGACCAGCGCGTGTTTGGCCAGCCCGGCGGCAAGCCTGGCGTGATGGACGACGCGCAAGCGGCGATTATCCAGCTCAACGGCGTCTTGAGCGACGCCCGCAACAGCCTGAAGAAAGTCGACGCCGTGCTGGCGGAAGCACAGGCGGTCGGCAGCAATGTCCGCATCGCCAGCAATGACCTGGGCGCCCTGCGCGCCGAAGTGGATGCGAGCTTGCGCAAAGTGACGCAGCTGGTGGATGAAATCAACCGCAAATGGCCCTTCGCCCGCGATACGGAACTCAAACTGCCATGA
- a CDS encoding transcriptional regulator GcvA: MSRKLPPLQALRAFEAAARFENLSAAAEELHVTHGAVSRQVAALEAWLGMPVFHRIGKRVQLTDDGRRYLLTVQAAFDNIAAATRLLRESGTVRVLHINALSTFAMRWLLPRLSGFQRLYPGVELKLSTSTSQQPLGEAGERFDVAIRRGPGHWPNCEYGEFLEESELPVCSPALLARAPIRVASDLAAHTLLHSDTRPDAWPNWLTAADVAPAQCRKKQSFDHFYLALQAAIDGLGVALGPLPLITDELASGRLVTPLAEPVIRTRSYWWIVARHQAESPLIRHFCDWLQQEARR; this comes from the coding sequence ATGTCTAGAAAACTTCCCCCCTTGCAAGCGTTGCGCGCGTTTGAAGCCGCTGCCCGCTTTGAAAATCTCTCGGCCGCTGCCGAAGAGCTGCATGTGACGCATGGCGCGGTCAGCCGCCAGGTGGCAGCGCTGGAAGCATGGCTGGGCATGCCGGTATTCCATCGCATCGGCAAGCGCGTGCAGCTGACCGACGACGGCCGCCGCTACCTGCTCACGGTGCAAGCGGCCTTCGATAATATCGCCGCCGCCACCAGGCTGCTGCGCGAATCCGGCACGGTGCGCGTGCTGCACATTAATGCCTTGTCGACGTTTGCGATGCGTTGGCTGCTGCCGCGCCTGAGCGGCTTCCAGCGCCTGTATCCGGGAGTGGAGCTGAAGTTGTCTACTTCCACCTCACAGCAGCCGCTGGGCGAGGCGGGAGAGCGTTTCGACGTCGCGATCCGCCGTGGTCCCGGCCACTGGCCGAACTGCGAATACGGAGAATTCCTGGAAGAGAGCGAACTGCCGGTGTGCAGCCCGGCATTGCTGGCGCGGGCGCCGATCCGGGTCGCCAGCGATCTCGCCGCGCATACACTATTGCATTCGGATACGCGGCCGGACGCCTGGCCGAACTGGCTGACAGCCGCCGACGTGGCGCCGGCCCAGTGCAGGAAAAAACAATCCTTCGACCATTTTTACCTGGCTTTGCAGGCCGCCATCGACGGTCTCGGGGTAGCGCTCGGGCCGTTGCCGCTGATTACCGACGAGCTGGCCAGCGGCCGCCTGGTGACGCCGCTGGCCGAACCGGTGATCCGCACCAGAAGCTACTGGTGGATCGTGGCGCGGCATCAGGCTGAATCGCCGCTGATCAGGCATTTCTGCGATTGGCTGCAGCAGGAAGCGCGGCGCTGA
- a CDS encoding ABC transporter permease has product MYPISSRYLKPEQWAVTAMRAVSSWWSMLYLAGIALAMGFSPSTYHRANRSTTYRYIYASTWQILPWFTLLSTLLSLVLIRIVIITALSYGLSRYALEMVVRVLVLELIPLSAALFVALRAGLAFNSAGSPLSAAMAAQNSAQFEIAQLQLDLVPRVIASAFSVATLATVSGVIVLLLAYVNVYGLSPWGLLDYTRTVGRVFDPVVTIGFALKTLLFGLAVAVIPVAAILEAARRKVNLSSTLQPGATRLLFVLVLIEVGALAVKYI; this is encoded by the coding sequence ATGTACCCAATTTCATCCCGCTACCTGAAACCCGAGCAATGGGCGGTGACCGCCATGCGCGCCGTGAGCAGCTGGTGGTCCATGCTGTACCTGGCCGGCATCGCGCTGGCCATGGGGTTTTCGCCATCCACCTACCATCGCGCCAACCGCAGCACCACCTATAGATACATCTACGCCAGCACCTGGCAAATCCTGCCCTGGTTCACCCTGCTCTCGACTTTGCTGAGCCTGGTGCTGATCCGCATCGTGATCATCACCGCCCTCAGCTACGGCCTGTCGCGCTATGCGCTGGAAATGGTGGTGCGGGTGCTGGTGCTGGAACTGATTCCGCTGTCTGCCGCGCTGTTCGTGGCGCTGCGCGCCGGGCTGGCCTTCAATTCCGCGGGCTCGCCGCTGAGCGCCGCGATGGCCGCGCAAAACTCGGCGCAATTCGAAATCGCGCAACTGCAGCTGGACCTGGTCCCTCGCGTGATTGCCAGCGCCTTCTCGGTAGCGACCCTGGCCACGGTCAGCGGCGTGATCGTGCTGCTGCTGGCGTATGTGAACGTATATGGCCTGAGTCCCTGGGGCCTGCTCGACTACACCCGCACTGTCGGCCGCGTCTTCGACCCGGTGGTCACCATCGGCTTTGCGCTGAAAACCCTGCTGTTCGGGCTGGCGGTGGCCGTGATCCCGGTGGCCGCCATCCTCGAAGCCGCGCGCCGGAAAGTCAATCTCTCTTCCACTTTGCAGCCAGGCGCAACCCGCTTGCTGTTCGTGCTGGTCCTGATCGAGGTCGGGGCGCTGGCAGTGAAATACATTTAA